A single window of Macrobrachium nipponense isolate FS-2020 chromosome 31, ASM1510439v2, whole genome shotgun sequence DNA harbors:
- the LOC135206554 gene encoding class E basic helix-loop-helix protein 23-like, protein MMSAFPYPAMLGVQHLMGGGGEMRAAASHLAPSRRLDHENAHTPSPYYPRDAHNHLHHHQPSREDHVAARESMHILRSDLLGLNRGQMMSRDMTVGGRDDPGIPRDMAVLPSLDHSMAASMDHNMTGNIENQDPAVGGGGGGGGGRITPSSVKEERDARDDGTTGGSCSDEDGGGGGARSAAVGPQGALGGNGKKVRQQKHVRLSINARERRRMHDLNDALDELRAVIPYAHSPSVRKLSKIATLLLAKNFILMQSNAIEELKRIVTYLNQPGAHLPHLPPPATAAYDAATALPTDTPLPTTAGGFPRLPPQAHAPHPQRNSKHQQQQPLFSDPASTYKSQS, encoded by the coding sequence ATGATGAGCGCCTTCCCTTACCCGGCGATGTTGGGCGTCCAGCATCTCATGGGCGGCGGAGGTGAGATGAGGGCGGCGGCCTCTCACCTGGCACCAAGCAGACGCCTCGACCACGAGAACGCCCACACGCCCTCGCCTTACTACCCGCGAGACGCCCACaaccacctccaccaccaccagccTTCCAGGGAAGATCACGTCGCCGCCCGAGAGTCCATGCACATTTTGCGGAGCGACCTTTTGGGGCTGAACCGGGGACAGATGATGTCCCGGGACATGACTGTCGGAGGGCGAGACGACCCAGGGATCCCACGGGACATGGCGGTCCTACCGTCCCTCGACCACAGTATGGCCGCCAGCATGGACCACAACATGACAGGTAACATTGAAAATCAGGACCCagcagtaggaggaggaggaggaggaggaggaggtcggatAACGCCGTCCTCCGTCAAGGAAGAGCGAGACGCCCGCGACGACGGCACGACGGGCGGCTCCTGCAGTGACGAggacggcggcggcggcggcgcgCGCTCGGCCGCCGTCGGTCCGCAGGGCGCCTTGGGCGGGAACGGTAAAAAAGTCCGTCAGCAGAAACACGTGAGACTTTCTATTAACGCACGTGAGCGACGACGGATGCACGACCTGAACGACGCGCTGGACGAACTGCGGGCAGTCATCCCCTACGCTCATTCTCCCTCCGTCAGGAAACTCTCCAAAATCGCTACGCTCCTCCTGGCGAAGAACTTCATCCTGATGCAGTCCAACGCCATCGAGGAGCTCAAGAGAATCGTCACGTATCTCAACCAGCCAGGGGCACACCTGCCCCACCTGCCGCCGCCCGCGACTGCCGCTTACGACGCTGCCACTGCCTTGCCCACAGATACCCCGCTGCCCACGACGGCGGGGGGCTTTCCGCGGCTTCCCCCGCAGGCCCACGCGCCTCACCCGCAGCGGAATAGcaagcatcagcagcagcagccgctGTTTTCAGATCCAGCGTCGACTTACAAGTCGCAGTCTTAA